Part of the Bacteriovorax sp. Seq25_V genome, ACGCAACTAGAAAGTTAACTGTGACTTCAGATGCAGAACTAGGCGCGGAGAGACATGTTCTTTACCTTGAAGCAAATGGTATTGCAAATACTGGATTTTCTGCTGCATTTTCTTACTTGATCGGTAAAACTATGAACTCTGGTAACATTAACCAGTGTATTGGTACTACAGCTTCAGGATGTGAAGTTTTAAATAAAAATATTGGAACTTGGTATGGTGATTCAGCTAATAACAGCAAAGGTAATGCTTGGATTGCAAATGTTAACTACCAATTCTCTATGCTAAATAGTGCAACTATTGGTTTTGAGTATATGGACTCTGATAAGAACGCTTTCTTATATGATTCATCTTCAAAAAATTTAGTGGGTCAATATACTTCAAGAGGTGGAAACTCAATGCACGTTTACTGGATTCAGCCAGTTGATAACAAGTTTAAGATTAGACTTGGTTACCAAACAGCTGAAAACAAGTATACAAACTCATTTGGTGGTTACCTAGGTGAAACTTTAGAAATCGATAATAAGTCTACAGCTTACTATACAAGCTTACAGTTTAGTTTCTAAGTTAAGATTTATATTTAAAATTGAGAGGCCCAAGTTTATACTTGGGCCTTTTTTTATTTGTAAGCATTAAGCTTTTTCTAGGTGTACAATAAAGCTTATTTTGCGTATTGTATTCTTATGAAAATTCTATTCATTTTAATTTTTCTTCGTCTTTCTTGCCTTGCTAGAGAAATTGTTTTCATGTCTCCAGTTGCTTTTGCTCCATGGGTTGAAGTTTCTACAAATAAAGAGGTGAAGGGAGTTATGGTAAATATTTCTAGGGATTTAGAGAAAAGAATTGGTGAGAAGGTCCAGTTTAAGTATAAGCCGTATAAAAGATTTGTCAGAGATCTTGAAGGCGGAGTGGATTTTGATATTACTCTATTCACAGTTGATTCTAATGCTAAACTGTCTGGACTTGTAAAAGTTGAGCCGTCAGTGAATGTAAATAGAACTTATCTTTTTTTCCATAATAAAATGAAGACGTGCAAGGATATAAAGACATTAGTTACTGTTGGTGTTAGTACTCATGAAAATACTGTAAAAGAAAAATGTAATACCTCTTTTAATTTAATCTCTACTAAGAGCATAGACCAGAGAGTTAAGTTATTTCTTGATGGAAAAGGGGATTCGCTTTTAATTGGAGAGCAGGAATTATTAAAACTTGATTCTGATACTAGAATTTTAATAGAGAAGAAAAAAAGTATTCTGCTTAAATATTCCGAGTCATTTCTTATGATCAATAAAAATTCAATTCTAAATTCTAAAAAATATGAAAGAATCCTCTCGGATTTTTCAAAAGAAGTCGCAGCAAGGTACTTTTTGGTCGTCAACGAAGGACTTAGTAGAGGTACAATCCACGCATCCCTTGATTGATAACCTTATCAAAACAATTGGCTGTTTTAGAGCTTAAGAATATTGTCTAATCTGATAATTTTTTAGTTGAAATAAAATTTATTTTTCCGATACTTGCACATGGCCAACTTAAGTGACTTTAAAGAATTGAAATTGTCAGATATTGAAGGACTCAAGCAGAGTCCTTGCAATATCTATCTCACAATGTTGAGTGGAAAGAGTATTATTATAAGTAGCGAAGGGAATCTCGTTAATATCGATCTGATAAAAAAGTATAATGAGAAAGATGAAGTTAAAATTTTAGTTTTAAAGACTGATTATCAAAAGCTTTTGAATGCACGTATTTCACAGAAAGTTATAGATATGAAGGATAAACTTTCTGATAAACAGTGGATAAATCGACTACAGAGATTTGATAATGAACTAAATTCTGTTGCTATGGTACGTGCAATGGTATCAATTATAGGTCTCAGTGAAGCAACCCTTGAGTTAATAGATGGAACAATTGACTCTACTCTTTATACATTTGAAAAAATACCTTCTTTGAAGACGATACTCGCAGATATTTGCGGTAGGGGTGATTTTTTCTTACAGAAAGCTCTTATCATAAACTATCTCTCTGTGTACGCAATAAGTAAGACACCATGGAACAACAGTTCTACTCGAAGTAAGTTATCAATGGCATCTTTTCTTCATGATTTTAAAACAGATAAAATTGATTTCATTTTGAAGGGCTTACCTGTCGATTCATCATATGATTTGCGTCAGCAGTATGAAAAATTTAAAACCCACAGCGAAGATGAATTTAGATCTTTAGTTAAAGTCAATGATGTCCCTGATGATGTAGCAAAAATTGTAAGACTTCATCATGTCGATCTCGATGGAACAGGTTTTCCCGTTAATGAGGTTGGGCAATTAAATCCATTGTCGCAGATATTTAACATCTCTCACGGGTTTGCTTTAGCTTTGCTTGATCAGGGATACTCAAAAAAATCATACTCAGGCTATTATTATGATCTCTCAGGTCGTATACTAGAAAAGTATAAAGATTCTTTAGATCCTTTTTCTTATTTATTATGAAATTAAAACTTATTATATCTTTTTTATTTTCTTTCAGTGCTCTTTGTGAGGAATATTATTTTCTTAAACAGAACTCTATTCCAAAGTTTTATGAAACAGGGCAGGGGAAATTAGGACTTTGCGGACAAATTTATAAAGAACTCAGAAAGAACTTAAAGCATAAGAATATTACAATGAAAGTTGATGAGCCTCTTTATCCGATAAAGAGAATTCTTCTAAAGCTTGATAAGGGTAGTGGCCATGTGTTTTGTGGAGCGGGAAAAACTCCAGAAAGAGAGAAGAAATATATATTCTCTAAGAAGCCAATTTATACTGTCAACAATGTCGTTGTGGCACATGCCGATGAGGATTTTATTCCGGCTAAGTTGGAAGATTTTGCGAAGAATAGAATTATGGTTGGAGCCTATTTTGGAACATCATCTTCTGAGTTTATTAAGTCAATTTCAGGTATTCAGGTAAATGATACATTCACTAACCCAGATGAAGCTTATAAGCTTATTGAAGCAAAGAAGCTTCGTTTTTTCTTCTACCATGATTTGGCCCTAAACTACGCTGTAGAGCATTCTAAGTACAAAATGAAAGTAGTTCCTGTTAAATTCAGATCTATTGAACAGTGGTTAATTTATTCAAAAAAATTACCTAAAAATGTTCGTGAAGCCATTGAAGCAGAAGTTGAAGAAATGTATAAAAATGGTCAGCTTCAGAAAATATGGCAAAAATTCTTGGTTTTGTAGTCCCTTTTTAAGCCCGGCCTAAAAAAAAATAAATATATTCTTTAGTAAAACTTGTAAGAACTGTTAAGAAAAATCGCTGTTGACTCACAATAATGATCTCTAAGTAATTAAAATCATTCTTTAAATTAATGAAAATACTAAACTAGGTAACATGTTCTAGGAAAAATTTTTCTTTGCCTCGAAAAAGAAATAGGCCGTACAATATTAGAAAGGCTTAAGAGTAGTGACAGAAGGTCTAAACTCTTAAGGGAATCAAGCTTTATAGTGCAGGAGGTACTATGTCAGACAAAGGGTCTGTTGAAACTAAAAAACTCCCTCTTCTTCCATTGAGAGACATGATTATCTTTCCACACATGGTAGTTCCTCTTTTTGTAGGTAGAGAGAAATCTATTCACGCCTTAGAAGAGGCTTCTAAGAACGGTAACGAGCTTTTTCTTGTTACACAGAAAGATGCTTCTATTCTAAATCCTGACAGAGAAGATGTTTATGACACTGGGACAGTTGTAAATATTATTCAAATGCTGAGGCTGCCGGACAATACTGTAAAAGTATTAATTGAAGGTAAGTACAGAGCAAAAGTTTCAAAATTTGAATCTAAGCCAGAAGGGTACTGGAGTGAAGTTGAGAAGTGTGTGCCTGGTCCAATCGACCAAGTAACAATCGAAGCGACAATCAGAAGTATTAAAAATATTTTTGAACAGTACGTAAAACTGAATAAGAGAATACCACCAGAACTTCTGATGAGTATTTCTTCTATTACAGATCCTTCAAGACTAGCGGATATTATTGTTGCTCATTTATCGATGAAGATTCCTGAGAAACAAGAAATTCTTGAAGCTGTTGATGTTGAAACTAGACTTCAACTTCTATTAGAGAAGATGCAAGGTGAAATTGAAATCATCAACGTTGAAAGAAGAATTAGATCGCGTGTTAAAACTCAAATGGAAAAGTCTCAAAAAGAGTATTACCTAAATGAGCAAATGAATGCGATTCAAAAAGAACTTGGACAAAAAGACGAAAAATCTGAAATCCAAGAAATGGAAGAAAAGCTAGCTGCTAAAAATATGCCAGTGGAAGCAAAAGAGAAAGTAGAGAAGGAGCTTAAGAAGCTTAAGTCTATGTCTCCAATGTCTGCTGAGGCTGCGGTTGTTAGAAATTATATTGACTGGATGCTAGGACTTCCTTGGTTCGAGTATACAGAAGATAATAACTCTGTTGCACATGCGAGAGAAACACTTGATTCTCATCACTATGGAATGGAAGATGTTAAAGAAAGAATTGTTGAGTACCTAGCGGTAAGATCTCTTGTTGGTAACGAAGGGAGAGGAACAATTCTTTGTCTATCAGGACCTCCTGGTGTTGGTAAGACTTCTATTGCTAGAAGTTTAGCTGAATCAATGGGAAGAGAGTTCTACAGAATTTCTCTTGGTGGTGTAAAAGACGAATCTGAAATTAGAGGACACAGAAGAACTTATGTTGGTGCTATGCCTGGTAAGATCATGAGTGCTCTTAAGAAAGCTGGAACTAGTAACCCAGTTATTCTTTTAGATGAAATTGATAAGATGAGTTCTGATATGAGAGGGGATCCAGCAGCAGCAATGCTTGAAGTTCTAGACCCTGAACAAAACAAAAACTTCTCTGATCACTATATTGAAGTTGAGTATGATCTATCTAAAGTTATGTTCATCATGACAGCTAACGATCTAGGAAAAATTCCTGGTCCTCTTAGAGATAGAATGGAGATCATCCACGTTTCTGGTTACACTCCAGTAGAAAAACTTCAAATTGGGAAGAAATACTTACTTCCAAAAGCTTGTAAGAATAATGGTCTGACAGATTGGTCTGTTACAATGTCTGATCTTGTAATGACTGATGTGATTAGAGGATATTCAAGAGAAGCTGGTGTTCGTGAATTCGAAAGACTTATGAATACAGTTGCGAGAAAAATTGCAACAGAAGTTGTGACAAATGATGTTGAAAAAGGGAAGAAGTTCAACGTTACTGCGAAACAACTTGCAAAATATCTTGGGCCTAGAAAGTACGATGGAACTCAGATTGAATCTGAACCACAAATTGGTCTAGTTAACGGTCTTGCTTGGACATCTGTTGGTGGTGAATTACTACATATCGAAGTTGTAACAACTCCAGGTAATGGTAAGATCCAAATTACAGGTAAGCTAGGTGAGGTAATGACTGAATCAGCAAAGGCTGCTTTAAGTTATGTAAGATCAATTTCAGCAAGACTTGGAATTGACTCTGAATGGTTTAATAAGAATGATATCCATATTCACGCACCAGAAGGAGCAACTCCAAAGGATGGTCCAAGTGCTGGTATCACAATGGTTACTGCTCTAACATCTGCGATCGCTGGTATTCCAGTTCTTCAAGATGTGGCGATGACTGGTGAAGTAACAATTAGAGGACGTGTTCTTCCAATTGGTGGATTAAAAGAAAAACTACTTGCAGCTAAGCAAGCGGGTGTTAAGACTGTTGTTGTTCCAGCTAAGAATGCTAAGGATCTTCCTGAAATTCCAGCGGAAATCAAGGCAGGACTTGATATCCATCCAGTAGCTCATGTAGAAGAAGTTCTTAAACTTGCTCTATCTCTTAATGAGCCAGAGAAGTTCATGCAACACGTTGGTGGTCTGAAAGTTATTACTCCAGATACAGATGGATACGAAGTTGCAAACTAAAGAAATTTTATAGGTTGTAAAATAGGGCCCAGAGAAATCTGGGCCTTTTTTATTTTAGGATTAGTAAATCTTCAAGGAAAAATGCAGAGAGTTCTGCTCGGCCATTGAGATTTGCCTTCGCATAAAGATTAGAAGCGTGTTGTTTAATTGTTTTTTCAGAAGAGTTACGGATTTCAGCAATCTCTCTAAGGGATAATCCCTTAAGCAAAAGTAAGGCGATATCTTTTTCTGACTCAGTAAGATTCCAGTCTATTAACTGCTGATTAATCATACCAGACAATCCTTCTGATAAGTCCTGTGTTCTCAATTTATAACTTTGAAGATCGTTCTTAAGCTTCACAATATCATGTTTTTGAGATTCATTTTGAAGTTTGATAGAGAAGTAACTTTTCCAAAGCATGAATATTCCAACGAGGCCTAAGAGCATAATCGCAGCTTCTTTAGTGACATGGGATAAAGGTGCACCTTCACTGAAGTCTTCGTAAATATCAAGAAACAGGAGTATAATAACAGCAATAAATATTATACTAGTAGAGATTCGCTCTTTAAAATTAAGCATTTAGTATCCTAGGACTTAAGTTCTAGAAGTTATTTTAAAGGAAACTTAGGTCTAAAGTCCAATTACTTTTCTTCCAAAAATGACGGATATTAAGCTTAGTAATGATGCTAGCAAAAGGAAATTTCATGTCACGAATTATTCATATCGAAAGTCTTGCACCAAAATACGTATATTCAACAGATCAAATAATTGAAGCCGCTGACTCTCTTTGGCTTAAAAATGTTGATGAGATGACAAGGCGTAAGGCGATTAAAATATTTAAAGGTTCGAATATCGATTTTCGACGTGCGGTAGTTCCGCTTGAAATTGCCTTTGGCGATCTTTCGTTTGAAGAAAAAAACAATATTTATATGAAAGAGATGATTGCTTACGGTAAAGAACTCCTTTCTAATGCCATCAAAAACTCAGGGATTGAGCCAACTGATATTGACTATATTATTACAACTTCATGTACGGGAATTATGATCCCATCAGTTGATGCTTATCTCGTTAATGAGTTAGGACTAAGAGGTGATATTGTAAGACTTCCTGTGACTGAAATGGGATGTGCCGGTGGAACCTCTGGACTGATTTATGCAAACGATTTTTTGAAGGCTAATCCAGGTAAAACTGCAGTTCTTTTAACGATGGAAATACCATCAATTACTTTTCAAAAAAATGACCTTTCAGCAGAGAACCTTGTGAGCACAGCAATTTTCTCTGACGGATTTTCTTGTGCTGTTTTAAAAGGTGGAGAAGGACCAGGCGCCCACATCATTGATACGGATATGTATCACTTTCATAAGGGTACATATCTTATGGGGTTTAATCTTACTAATACTGGTTTGAAAATTGTCTTAGACAAAGATGTTCCAAGTACCATTGAAGGAAATTTTGAAAAAATCTTTCTTCCATTTTTAGAAAGAAATAAATTAAGAATTGAAGATATTGAGCATTATATGTTTCATCCAGGTGGTAAGAAAATTATTTCGATGGTTGAAAATTACATCGCGGCATATGACAAGGATATCTCTGAATCGAAATGGGTACTTGAGAACCTTGGAAATATGTCTTCTGCAACGATTCTTCACATTTTCGATAGAGTATCAGCAACAAGAGATATCAGACCTGGAGATAGGGGATATATGCTCGCCTTTGGACCTGGTTTTATGGCACAAAGTATTCTAGTGGAGTGGAGATAAATGAGGTCCCTGCTTAAAATTCTGCCTCTCGTGATAATTGGAGCATTCTTCTTTACTTATACGCAGGATCTTAAGCAGGTCAATAATGAATATTTGTTCTTGACGTCACACGGAATTGAAAAGCTTGATAAATTTAAAAAAGAATTCCCTGAGCTTGAAACATTAATTGTGCAGGGAAATTTTCAAGAGAAAACTTCGGGCATTAATGAAATTTGTGATGAGTCTTGTGATGTTATTGCTATAAAAGATGGAAATACAGTTGAAGAGACTCGTGGAGCAGACTCTCTGATTATCGTTTCTCGACTTGATCAAGAGAGTAAGATGAAGGAGTTGATACAGTATCTTGGTAATGATCACACTATTGAATTAGCTGGTCATAGTTATACTAATAGCCTGCTTGATCATTACTCTGAAGTGATTCAAACTCAATTATTTCCAATGATGTTTGGAATTTCGTTCCTTCTCATTCTATTTTTTACTAGAAGTCTCTTAACGAGCGTGATTCTCTTTTATCCATCACTCCTTTCAGCGCTAATGAGTCTATCTGTCATTAAGTTTTTGTATGGCAGCATGAATATGGTGACATCAATTGTACCGCTGATGACTTTCGTTGTGACCGTTTGTCTAGGCCAGCACTTATATTACGGACTAGATAGTCAGATGAGAATAAAAGATGTTTTGAAATATAAGAAGACACCAATTCTTCTCATGCTGTTGACTACATTTATTGGCTTTTTCTCACTTGGTCTAAGTTCAATATCTGTGATTAGAATCTTTGGAGTATTAACAGCGGTATTAATTGTTGTAACTAGTATAGTGGCCATTATTTGGTTCCACTGTTTATCTGATTTTTTAACAAAGACAGAACACCCTTTTAATTTTCTACAAGCTCATTATCCAAAGAAAACCTTTGGACGAGAGATAATTATTCTTATATCAATAATATCTTTGATGAGTATTTTAAGTCTTGTTGATAAAGTAAATGTGGTCACAGATGCCACGATGTATTTTCCAAAGGAAAGTAAACTTAAAGAAAGAATTGATAATGTTACAAAAAGAGTTGGAGGGATTCCAATCGCTGAGATTGGGCTAAAGTTTAAAGATGATCTCAATTTTCAGGATATTTCTTTTCTTTTAAAATTAGAGAATAAAATTAAAGAGAAGACTGGACTTCAGATCATATCAAACAATGAAATTGTCTCTGATATAAATTCTATCTATGCTAAGACAAGTGAACTTCCTGCAAATAAGGACGCCTATCTTTTGTTGCGCTCTAGAGCACCTCAGGCCTTTAAAGATATTTATCCGATCTTCGAAAATAGTTATCATATCACTCTCTTAGGGTCTGCGTTGAATGTGGATGATTATGAGCCATTAGTTAGTAGTGTCGAAGAATTGCTAAAGAAAGAAAAAATCCAATATGAAATTAACGGACTTTATTATAATTTGATGATCTCTCAAAAGGAGATGGTCATAACTTTACTTAAATCATTTATGTCGAGCCTGGCGATGATTATTCTTATCGCATTTCTTTATATGAGAAGTGTTAAAGTTATTTTTACGTTCCTATTTGTTAATACAATCCCGGTAGGGCTTTCTATTGCATTTATCTATATTCTAGGGATGAGTTTAAATATTGCTACGATTATGACCTATAGTATTTCTCTCGGTATGGTTGTTGATAGTTCATTTCATCTCATTCATGCACTGGAGCATCGAATGATGAGCTATGCTGACTATGTGAAAAAAATAGTTACACCAATTATTTCAAGTTCACTTGTTCTATGTTTAAGCTTTTTTCTCTTTGTAATAGAGGACTTTATACCAATTAAAGAATTTGGAATTAACTTATCATTTATTATTTTGATTGGACTTATATTTGATTTATTTATACTTCCTACTTTATTCCTAGGTTCGAAGAAAACAAGTGAGCACTTTCATGGATAAAATATTTGATGTTTTAATAGTCGGTGCAGGCCCTGCTGGCACTTTGTTGGCATCTCAGTTAAGCAATGCTGGTCATAGTGTTGTGATTCTTGAAGGGGGAAGAGAAGTTAAGCGCAAAGTTTGTGGGGAATACTTATGTCCAACAGGCGTTGACCTTCTTCGTGAACTTGGACTTAGTGACATTGTTGATAGATTTTTGCCGATTAAAGGTATGAATATTTATTCTCCAAATGGGCTAGAGGTTAAGTCCCTCTTTCCTCGAACTGGAAAAGATAATATTGGAGTGAGTCTTAATCGCAAAGATTTTGATACCTCTTTAGTAGAGTTAGCCCAAGCAAGTGGGGCAAAGATTTTCTTTGATCAGGCGGTGATAAATTTTGAAAATCAAGGCAGTTACTGGTCTGTGAAAACAGTTCAAGGTGAAGTATTTCAAGCAAGATTACTTGTAGGTGCAGATGGTAGACGTTCGCATATTGCACGAACTATTGGGGCAACTATTCCGCCTGTAGAGGATGAGAAAAGAATTGCGATTCATGCATGGGTGCAGAGAAATACAAATCACGAAAGAGTTGGGCAGATGCACCTTTTTAAAGACTCCTCTTATATTGGTCTTGATCCTATTACTGAGAATGAAATTAATATCTCTCTTGTCTGTGATCCAAAGCGAATAAAAGAGTTAGGTGGCCCATTAGCTGTCATTAATCACTATATTGAAAAGTCATCATCACTCCATCATCAGATTGGACATGTTCAAGAAGGGGAGAAGATATATACTGTGTCTCCAATATCACATCAGCTTAAACCGTATCGAGTTAACAATCTCGTTCTAATTGGTGATGCTGCCGGCTTTATTGATCCATTGACTGGAGAAGGGATATTTAATGCACTTTGGATGGCAAAAACCTTAGCCAGTGAAATAATCGAGTCTCAAGCATTCCTAGATTATAA contains:
- a CDS encoding transporter substrate-binding domain-containing protein, yielding MKILFILIFLRLSCLAREIVFMSPVAFAPWVEVSTNKEVKGVMVNISRDLEKRIGEKVQFKYKPYKRFVRDLEGGVDFDITLFTVDSNAKLSGLVKVEPSVNVNRTYLFFHNKMKTCKDIKTLVTVGVSTHENTVKEKCNTSFNLISTKSIDQRVKLFLDGKGDSLLIGEQELLKLDSDTRILIEKKKSILLKYSESFLMINKNSILNSKKYERILSDFSKEVAARYFLVVNEGLSRGTIHASLD
- a CDS encoding transporter substrate-binding domain-containing protein, with the translated sequence MKLKLIISFLFSFSALCEEYYFLKQNSIPKFYETGQGKLGLCGQIYKELRKNLKHKNITMKVDEPLYPIKRILLKLDKGSGHVFCGAGKTPEREKKYIFSKKPIYTVNNVVVAHADEDFIPAKLEDFAKNRIMVGAYFGTSSSEFIKSISGIQVNDTFTNPDEAYKLIEAKKLRFFFYHDLALNYAVEHSKYKMKVVPVKFRSIEQWLIYSKKLPKNVREAIEAEVEEMYKNGQLQKIWQKFLVL
- the lon gene encoding endopeptidase La, which gives rise to MSDKGSVETKKLPLLPLRDMIIFPHMVVPLFVGREKSIHALEEASKNGNELFLVTQKDASILNPDREDVYDTGTVVNIIQMLRLPDNTVKVLIEGKYRAKVSKFESKPEGYWSEVEKCVPGPIDQVTIEATIRSIKNIFEQYVKLNKRIPPELLMSISSITDPSRLADIIVAHLSMKIPEKQEILEAVDVETRLQLLLEKMQGEIEIINVERRIRSRVKTQMEKSQKEYYLNEQMNAIQKELGQKDEKSEIQEMEEKLAAKNMPVEAKEKVEKELKKLKSMSPMSAEAAVVRNYIDWMLGLPWFEYTEDNNSVAHARETLDSHHYGMEDVKERIVEYLAVRSLVGNEGRGTILCLSGPPGVGKTSIARSLAESMGREFYRISLGGVKDESEIRGHRRTYVGAMPGKIMSALKKAGTSNPVILLDEIDKMSSDMRGDPAAAMLEVLDPEQNKNFSDHYIEVEYDLSKVMFIMTANDLGKIPGPLRDRMEIIHVSGYTPVEKLQIGKKYLLPKACKNNGLTDWSVTMSDLVMTDVIRGYSREAGVREFERLMNTVARKIATEVVTNDVEKGKKFNVTAKQLAKYLGPRKYDGTQIESEPQIGLVNGLAWTSVGGELLHIEVVTTPGNGKIQITGKLGEVMTESAKAALSYVRSISARLGIDSEWFNKNDIHIHAPEGATPKDGPSAGITMVTALTSAIAGIPVLQDVAMTGEVTIRGRVLPIGGLKEKLLAAKQAGVKTVVVPAKNAKDLPEIPAEIKAGLDIHPVAHVEEVLKLALSLNEPEKFMQHVGGLKVITPDTDGYEVAN
- a CDS encoding LuxR C-terminal-related transcriptional regulator; the protein is MLNFKERISTSIIFIAVIILLFLDIYEDFSEGAPLSHVTKEAAIMLLGLVGIFMLWKSYFSIKLQNESQKHDIVKLKNDLQSYKLRTQDLSEGLSGMINQQLIDWNLTESEKDIALLLLKGLSLREIAEIRNSSEKTIKQHASNLYAKANLNGRAELSAFFLEDLLILK
- a CDS encoding type III polyketide synthase; amino-acid sequence: MSRIIHIESLAPKYVYSTDQIIEAADSLWLKNVDEMTRRKAIKIFKGSNIDFRRAVVPLEIAFGDLSFEEKNNIYMKEMIAYGKELLSNAIKNSGIEPTDIDYIITTSCTGIMIPSVDAYLVNELGLRGDIVRLPVTEMGCAGGTSGLIYANDFLKANPGKTAVLLTMEIPSITFQKNDLSAENLVSTAIFSDGFSCAVLKGGEGPGAHIIDTDMYHFHKGTYLMGFNLTNTGLKIVLDKDVPSTIEGNFEKIFLPFLERNKLRIEDIEHYMFHPGGKKIISMVENYIAAYDKDISESKWVLENLGNMSSATILHIFDRVSATRDIRPGDRGYMLAFGPGFMAQSILVEWR
- a CDS encoding NAD(P)/FAD-dependent oxidoreductase, which translates into the protein MDKIFDVLIVGAGPAGTLLASQLSNAGHSVVILEGGREVKRKVCGEYLCPTGVDLLRELGLSDIVDRFLPIKGMNIYSPNGLEVKSLFPRTGKDNIGVSLNRKDFDTSLVELAQASGAKIFFDQAVINFENQGSYWSVKTVQGEVFQARLLVGADGRRSHIARTIGATIPPVEDEKRIAIHAWVQRNTNHERVGQMHLFKDSSYIGLDPITENEINISLVCDPKRIKELGGPLAVINHYIEKSSSLHHQIGHVQEGEKIYTVSPISHQLKPYRVNNLVLIGDAAGFIDPLTGEGIFNALWMAKTLASEIIESQAFLDYNTAIQKFNSKRVKFFRQKKITNFFFQWLIRKKLLVELVAKFLRKSKKRADAFVGIIGNVYSPIRGLLKIIF